The following DNA comes from Terriglobia bacterium.
TCATCAAGAAGGCGGACGAGGCGGAAAAACTGGCCAGAAAGATCAAGAGCGAGGCCAAGGGATTCTAGCGAGGTTTGTCTGCCAGTTCTTTACAATGCCGCGATGTGGCACGGGCGTCCCGCCCGTGTTAGAACACCGCCAGGATGGCCGTGCCACGGCTTACTGGGCTGCGGCCTGGGCTTTTTCCTTCGCCCCAATGCGCATTCCATAGAACGAACGATACACAAAGTAATACGAGATGGCGAAGAACACCGCCGCCAGGAAATGCGTCAATCCCGATCCGCTGGTTGCCGTCAGCCGGACTGCGAGCTCCACGGCGAGCAGGCCGAACAGGGTCGTGAATTTAATGATCGGATTCAACGCCACCGAGGAGGTGTCCTTAAACGGGTCGCCAACTGTGTCGCCCACCACGGTCGCGTCGTGCAGGGGCGTCCCTTTTTCTTTCAGTTCCACTTCGACAATTTTCTTTGCGTTGTCCCAGGCGCCGCCTGCGTTGGCCATAAAGATGGCCTGGTAAAGGCCGAAGATGGCAATCGAGATCAGGTATCCGATAAAGAAGAAAGGATCAAAGAAAGCGAAAGCCAGGGTGACGAAAAACACCGAGATAAAGATGTTCAACATGCCGCTCTGCGCGTACTGCGTGCAGATGGCGACCACTTTCTTGCTGTCGCTCGCCGAGGCCCTTTCCACTCCTTCCAGGCGGATGTTGGCCTTGATGAACTCCACCGCGCGATAGGCGCCGGTGGTGACAGCCTGCGTTGAGGCCCCCGTGAACCAGTAGATGATGGCCCCGCCGGAAATCAGCCCCAGGACAAACGGCGCGTGGAGCAGCGAAAGCTTGTCCACGTTGGTGGTCAGGCCATTGGTCAGGGCCATGATGGTGGCAAAAATCATGGTGGTGGCCCCAACCACCGCCGTCCCGATCAGCACAGGCTTGGCCGTGGCCTTGAAGGTGTTGCCGGCGCCATCGTTGGCTTCCAGCATTTCCTTGGCCTGCTCGAAGTTCACCTCCATGTTGAAATCGCGCTTCACCTCCTGTTCCACATTGGGAACATGCTCGATGAGCGAGAGTTCGTAAACCGACTGCGCGTTATCGGCGACCGGGCCGTAGGAATCTACGGCAATCGTTACCGGCCCCATTCCCAGGAAGCCGAAAGCCACCAGCCCGAAAGCAAACACCGGCGCGGCCAGCATGATGTTTTCAAGGCCGTGCAAGCTGACCCACGAGCCGATGCTCATCAGCACCATCATCGTGAGGCCCAGATAGTAGGCGGAAAAATTGCCCGAAACAAAGCCGGACAAGATGTCGAGTGAGGCGCCGCCTTCGCGAGCCGAGGTCACCACCTCCTTCACGTGCCGGGCTTCGGTGGAGGTGAACACCTTGACGAGTTCAGGGATCACAGCGCCGGCCAGAGTGCCGCAGGAGACGATGGTTGAAAGCTTCCACCACATCGAGGGATCGCCGCCAAGGTCCGGAATGATGAAGGCCGAGCTTAGGTAGGTCAGGCCGATGGAGGCAATCGAGGTGAGCCAGACCAGCCAGGTGAGGGGCGCTTCAAAATTCATACTGGCGGCCTGCGCGTAACGGGCGCTGGAGAGTGCTCCGCTTACGTAGTAAGCAGCCGCTGCGGCAACCAGCATCACAACGCGGATGACGAAAATCCAGACCAGGAGCTGCACCTGAATAACGGGGTCTTTGACGCCCAGAAGGATAAACGTAATCAGCGCCACGCCCGTCACGCCGTAAGTTTCAAACCCGTCAGCGCTGGGGCCCACGGAATCGCCCGCGTTGTCTCCTGTGCAGTCGGCGATCACGCCCGGGTTGCGCGCGTCGTCCTCCTTGATCTTGAAGACGATCTTCATCAGGTCGGCGCCGATGTCCGCGATCTTGGTGAAGATGCCGCCGGCGATTCGCAGCGCCGCCGCGCCCAGCGACTCACCGATGGCGAAGCCGATGAAACACGGGCCGGCGTAATCGCCCGGAACGAACAGCAGAATTATCAGCATCATCAGCAGCTCAACGCTGATGAGCATCATCCCCACGCTCATGCCGGCGCGGACGGGAATCTTGTATACCGGATACGGCTTTCCTTCAAGGCTGGCGAACGCGGTGCGGGAGTTGGCAAACGTATTGACTCGGATGCCGAACCACGCAACACCGTAACTTCCTAAAATTCCCACCACGCTGAACAGCAGAATAATGAACACCCGGAACACCCCGTAGTGGAGCAGCACTCCGAAGTAGAGGATGATGATGGCGGCGATAAATATCCACAGGAGGAACAGGAACTTGCCCTGCTGGACCAAGTAGGTCTTACAGGTTTCCCAGATCAGCGAGGAGATGTCGGCCATGGCGCGGTGCACCGGAAGGTTCTTCAGCCGTTTGTACATGACGAGGCCGAACAGGAGGCCGAAGAAGCAGAAGAGGATGCCGAAGAGCAGCAGATTGTGTCCGCTGACTCCCAGGAAGTTGACCGTGGTGAAATCAGGAAGCTTGAGATTGGCTTCGCCAGCGGTCGTCTGTCCCGCCTGGGCAAAAGCGGTGGTTGCGCTGAGCAGCATCAGGGCGGCGCCAGCCATGTAAGCCCTGGCCACTCGGCGCGGCAGGGACTGGACGCCTGCGAGACCCTGCGCCACGGTCTCAGGCCACCTGCTCTCAATCGCCAGAACGAAACGCGAAAAACAGCGCGAAACACGCATAAAGAACCTCGGCCAGAACGGTAGTGAGACGGCGATTAGCAGCAGCAGCAGCAGCAGGCTCAACATCGGCAGAATTAATGAAACAGTCATTTTACTTCCTTCACGTCCGGCCGCATGGCGACTGAGACGGCAATCTCCCGGACAGCCTCAAATTTGGAAACCTAAGAAAAGCTGGGACGGCTACACAGACGGCCTGATCGTAAGTTGCTAATCCCTAGACTTATAGCACATGCCAAAAAACCGCGTCAAGCGGAGCCGTCGTGGCTTGTCGTCGTGGCTCCAAGGAGAGGTTGTTGATTGTCGAGATTGCGTGGTTGGTGACGGAAACGATATTTGAGCGGATCTCTCGCCGTCCCAATCGTTTACGGATGCGCCGCCCAGGCCATGCCGTCACAACCAGGCCCTGCATCAATCTTCTTCTCCACTTTCCAGGTGTGAAGATTGATGACTGCGATCTGCTTGCTGTGGTCGCAGGAGACGAAGGCAACTCCTCCATCGGGCCGCACCAGCACCTCCTGAGGCGCCGCCGGAACGTCAATGGTGTGAACAACTTTCCAGGTTTTAAGGTCAACTGCGGCAACCTGGTTCTTATTAATCACGGCAACTATCAGATAGCGTCCGTCCGGCGTGGGCGCCGTCCCGTAGCCGATGCCCGGAAGTTCCACCCAGTGCGCCACGTTGTGGCTGGCAGTGTCAACCACAGCAAGTCGGGGGCTGGTCTGGTCCGATGTAAACGCGTAGCGGTCGTCCATGGAAACGGAAATTCTCTGGGTCTCTTTGCTGATGGGGATGATAGCCAGCGTCTTTCGCCCGGCGACATCCAGCACCGAAACCGTTCCAGGGCCGACATTCGCGGTGTAAATGCGACGGCCGTCATGGGAAAACGCCAGCATGTGCGATTCGCGCTGGCCGGTGGGAATGGAGCCCACAACCTTGTTGGTCCTCGGATCGATGATGGTGATGGCGTCGGCCAGTTCCGTGGACACGTAAAGAAGCCCGTCAGCGGGAGAAAAATGGGCGCAATGGGGGCGCAGCGGACGCTCCAGACTGATGGTTGAAACCACCTTGCGGCTGGCAAGATCGACGACGTCAATGGTGCGGCCGTCGGTGCCCGGCTTGCCGACGCCGGAATTCCCATAGATGGGAACGTAGGCTGTCTTGCCGTCAGGCGATACGGCAACTTCGTGTGCGGTGAACCCGGTCTCGGTGATCGTGGCGATCTGCTTGCCGGCCGCCGGGTCCACAATCGCTAATGTGTTGTTGCCCTTGTTGTCCACCACCAGCAGCCCGCGCGCCGATGAGCGGGAGGGCGATCGGCCGGGAGTACCTAGCGCGATGAATGGAAGAAGCACAGCCATGCCTGCAAGTATGGAGGAAAACCGCGTGATCATCATGAGTTTTTCCCTCTTATTCCACGACAAAATTCATTTCTACACTGCCAAATGCCGCAGGAATTCAGTCGCCGACAACTGTTTGTTGGTACGGACAGGAAATTTTAGACTGCCCCAGATAAAAGCCAGAAACATTCGATGGCAAACAATTCCACGCCGAGCTATTCAACCTTCTGCCGCGCTGCCTCGCATTCGGCGCAGGGACAAAGCTCGCGCAGATAGTCAAACGTATAAATGCCGGTGGAATGCCCGTCGCTCCAGTAAATCTGCAGCGCGTAGCGCCCCACCAGTTCCGCCCTTTCCGGTTTCAGCGGGCCGGAGCCGAACATCGGCAGCGGGCCCGGGTCCAAGGACGCTACAGGGTTTGAATCCAGGCATGTAGCGCACGGGCAGCGGTCGCGAAGGTACCGGTACGAAAATGCGCTGTGATGTCCGTCCGCCCATTCGATCACCACTTCGTTGCCTTCGCCGTGCAGCCGGACCGTCCTGGGAGTTGAGACCACGTCCTCACTCTGTAATAATCTGCGGAACTTCTTCGCCGGCACGGCCCACCTGTGCCACCAGCGCCCTGGCCACGGCCTGGTAGACCTCGGCCAGTGGCGAATTCAGATCGAGCGCAATGGGCCGGCCCGCGTCGCTCTGAATCCGGATCGCCGGATCGAGCGGAATCTCGCCGAGAAAGGGGATGCCCAGCCGGTCCGCTGCCTCTTTCGCCCCGCCGTGACCGAAAATGTCCTCCCGGACGCCGCAATGCGGGCACACATAATAACTCATGTTCTCGACGATTCCAAGAATCGGAATGTTCAGTTTGTTGAACATGGCGATCGCTTTCCAGGCCACATCGAGCGCCAGATCCTGCGGCGTTGAAACAATGACGGCGCCGGTCAAGGGAATGGTTTGCGAAAGGCTCAACTGGATGTCGCCTGTCCCCGGCGGCAGGTCCATCACCAGGTAGTCGAGTTCGCCCCAGTTGACGTCGCCAAGAAACTGCTGGATGGTCTTGTGCAGCATGGGTCCACGCCAGATGATGGCTTCATCGTGGGGCAAAAAGTAGCCCATGGAGATGATCTTGATGCCCCATTCTACCGGCGGCTCGAGCTTGCCTTCCACCACGTGCGGTTCCTGTTTGCCGCCCATCAGGGAGGGAACGCTGGGGCCGTAAACGTCAGTATCCATCAGGCCGACTTTTGCCCCCTGTCGATTGAGCGCAACGGCAAGATTGGCCGCCACGGTGGATTTTCCAACACCGCCTTTGCCGCTGGCCACGGCGATGGTGGCCTTCACCCGGGGAATCAGGTTCGATTGCGTTTTCGGCGGGGCTGCTGACGGGGTGGCGATTTCGACTTCCACCCTCGGTGCGCCAATCGCCTCAACCGCCTTGCGAACGGCAGCGGCGAGCTGGGAATTAGCCTTCGGCGAGCCGGCAGTCTTCATCTCAATCACGATCACCGTTCGGTCAGACGCCACCTCGACGTCCTTAACGTATCCCAGCGTAACAATATCCTTGCGCTGTGCTGCGTCCTCGACGCCCTTCAGCGCCTCCAGCACCTGCTGTGGACTTACTCGATTGCTCATGGCTGCCCTCGGCTCTCGTTTTCGTTTGGCTTAAATAGCATTCTCAGGTGCGGGCAGGGAATTGTCAAACCGCGGCCGGCGCGCTACTGCGGCTGCCTCACCAAACGCGCAATGGCGTGAAGAAGGTCGTACTTGGTGAGGATTTCGTACCGGTGCTCGCCGAGGTCGATGAAGACCGCCGGGCAGTCGCGGGTGATGCAGGACGTAACCTGGTCAATAACAGCCGAGGGCGGCAACACCGGGAAGGCCTCGCGCATGGTTTCACGCACCGCGAGTTTTTTGAAATCCTTGCCCTGGAGCGTGAGGTCCAGAATGGCGTCTTCATAGAGGGCGCCGACGGGCGTGTCATCTTCAAAGACCGGAAGCTGCGAAAAATCGTGGATCTGCATGCGATCGAGCGCCTCGTCGAGCGAGTCCGAAGGCGCCAGTTTCACAAGCTCCCGCGGCTGGCCCATGGCTGCTTTTGCCTGCACCACGTCCGCTGCGGTCAGCGGAAGTCCCGATTCAAAGTAGCGGTTGTCCCGCATCCACTCGTCGTTGTAGACCTTGCTCAGATAGCGCATGCCGGTGTCAGGAATAAAGATCACCACAAAATCTTTCTCGCTGAGAGAAGGCAGGACCTTCATGGCCCCGGCAACGGCCGTGCCCGCAGAGCCGCCGGCAAAGATGGCCTCCGCGCGGGCCAGCTTGCGCGCCCAGAGGAATGAATCCTTGTCGTTCACCTGGACCACGTCGTCAATCACGCTGAAGTCGAGCGCCCTGGGCAGAAAGTCTTCGCCAATCCCCTCCACCTTGTACGTTTCCGCCTGGCGCCGAGTGCCTTTGTGAAAGAAATCGTGCAGGATCGATCCCATGGGATCGACACCAATAACCCTCACTTCCGGGTTCTGCTTTTTGAGATAGCGACCGATGCCCGTGATGGTCCCACCCGTTCCCATGCCGGCGACAAAGTGAGTGATGCGCCCTTCGCTGTCTTCCCATATTTCCGGCCCCGTCGAGGCAACGTGGGCGGCCGGATTGGCTGGGTTGTCATACTGGTTGGCATGGAAGGAGTTCGGGATCTCCCTGGCGAGCTTTTTGGCAACGGAAGTGTAACTCCGGGGGTCGTCCGGCGCCACGGCCGTGGGGCACACAATGACTTCGGCGCCCATGGCCTTCAACAAGTCGATCTTTTCCTTCGATTGCTTGTCCGTGATGGTGAAGATGGCCTTGTAGCCTTTGATGATGGCCGCCAGCGCGAGACCCATGCCGGTGTTTCCCGAGGTCCCCTCGATGATGGTGCCGCCGGGCTTCAATCGTCCGCGCATCTCCGCGTCTTCGATCATGGAGATACCGATCCGGTCCTTGACGCTGCCGCCGGGATTCAGGTAGTCGCACTTGGCATAGACCTGGGCCTTGAAGCCGCGTGACAGGCGGTTGAGCTTGATGAGGGGCGTGCGGCCAATGGCCTCCAGAATGTTGTTATATCGCATATCAACACTGCTCGATCGAAGGTTTCAAGCTATTATAACCCACTCCCTGTGAGGACGCGCGCGAGCAGTGGCGGGATGAACTCTGCTCCCTCCTGGATTGGAAATTGCGGAGGGAGCAGAGCGAATTGATCGAAAATGCAGGCGGAAAGCGGGCTAACGCCAGCGCACGCTGCGTTTCAGGACTTTGCCGGTGCGATGCTCTCCACGTGGATGGTGTTCGTGGCGGCGTCGAGAGACCCGGTCACGGTGACTTTCTGGGCGGCAAACTGCTCGGGCTTTTTCTGATCATCAAGCTCATACGTGGCCTTGGTTGCAGGGTTGTACAGAACATACTTGGCGCCCATCTTGGCGCACTCGAGGGTACACTCTTTGGCGTTCTTGATTTTTCCGCCCTGTAGCATCTGCTCGTGGCCGCCCATGCCCGCGCACATGCTGTCCATGATTTCACCCGAAAAGGTATGCGCCCCCGTTGCGGGCGCTGCGGCCTGGCTCTGGTCCGCTGGCGCGCTTGACTGTGAGCTGGTGTTGGAAGCTTGCTGATTGCAGGCGACTGTGAACAGAATCAGCGCTCCTGCCAGACTTAATGCAATCTTCTTCATCTTTACCCCTATCCTCCCGGCCCTGTTTCCCACCCGGAGGTCGGTGGTCAGGTCTATTCCGGGCCGATCCTGATTTGATATCCTTACATCCTCTCCCGATCTTTCCGGGGAGTCCAGCATAATTTTCAGCGTGGCAGCGCTTCCTCGCGATCAGCCTACTGGGCCACGCTCTTGATTTTGGCCAGCAGTTCACGCGCCTGGCCCTGCATGGAGTTTTGAATGGCGATGGCGTGCTGCAAAGCAGTCATAGCCTGGCGATGTTCCGGCGGATAGTTGGCCTCATACGAGTACCCGAGAAAGTAGTACGCCTGGCCTTGCAACTCCGGATTGGCGCTCAGCAGGTTGGCGGCCTGCTGCAGTTCCCTGATGGCGCCCGCCGTGTGGTGAGAGGCGCCGGTTTTTGCAAGAGCCAGATAGCCGAGCGTCAGGTGAGCCATGCCTTCCTGAGTGCTCTGTTGGGCCTTGAACGCCTCATCCGGCGCCCCCTCAGGTTTCTTGGCTTCCGGAATCAGCGTCAGGACCCTCCTGGCGTACTCCTCGGCCTTGGCCTGGTTTGTGCGGCGACGAAGGGCATAATCGTAGGAAACAAGATTGAGGACCTCGCTGTTGTTGGGGTCAGCGGCGATTGATTTTTCGCCGTAATCGTCGGCCTTTTCGGGCTGGTTGGCCTGTGTGTAGGCGATCGCCAGGCGATAGTTCAATTGCCCCGCTTGCTTCTGCGCAACATCGGGATAGACTTGAGCAAACAGCTCAAGCAGCTTGATCTGTTGGCTGGGGTCCGTGACGGTGGGCAGAAGCCGGAAGAATGCATAGGCCATGAAATCGGTGTTGCGTTGGGCGCGCTCCAAGGAGCTCTTTGTCGCGGCTTCATATTGGGCGTCACTTTCCGTGGGGGTCCGGGCAACAACGGATTCCGCCTTGACCTGTGCCGGGGCCTTCATTATCAGGTCAAAGGCCTCACTTCCGGCTTTGCCGCTTGCCATATAGGCCTGCAGGAGGTCCTCGATAAAGGACAGGTCCAGGTAACCGGCGGCTACGGCTTTCTGTCCGGCCGCAATGGCCTGGTCGTACTGCTTGAGCGCGACGTAGTTCTTTGTAAGAAGCTGCTCCGCGCAGGGCACGTAGGTGGAGTCTTGATGCTCCTGGATAAACTTTTCAAGTGCCGCCCCTTTGGCATTGGGATCGTCGCTCCCGTTCACGGCCAGCATGAGCTGGTCTTCAGGAGAATTGACGACGACTCTGTAGTCCGAGCAACTGTGGTCCTGCTGTGCGGCGATGGGCACGGACCACACCACGAGGCCCGCGAGCAGGACAGCCTGAAACAAGCTTCGCATGGGAACCTCCTGTTAGGATGAATTCCGTCATCTTAGCCGGAATCGGGAGAAACCGAGAGACGGTGCGCACGTAAGGTTCATATTCAGGACTGTATGGTTCCCGGAGTTCCCGCTCTTCCAACGGATTGACTATTAAATACAACAGGAGAGCGACGAATGCCAGCAGAAAAATTCCTGCGGCGGCGGTGAGAGGCCCAAAGGCAATTAAGGCCCTGCATAAGGCTGGCATACCTCGACCCACTGTTAGGCTGGCCCCGGCATATTCTTTCACCAAACCCGAACACCAGAGAGTAAAATGCCTGTTCTGAAGCTTGCGGGTCATCGGAGGAATGGCTATGCAGTTGTTCGCGTGGGAGTCGATGCGAAAAGAACAGATGAATGCCAGCATCTGGCGCAAGGTGGTGAACGGCGAAAAGATGACGATGGCGCAGCTCTCGATTGATAAAGGCGGCGTTGTACCTGTCCACCAGCATGAGAATGAGCAGATGAGCTACGTCGTTGAAGGGGCGCTGAAGTTTGACATCGCCGGGCAGGAGGTGATTGTCCGCAAGGGCGAGATCCTGCACATTCCTTTGAATGTTCCACACGGGGTCGTGGCGCTGGAAGATACGCTTAGTCTCGAGATCTTCGTTCCGGTCCGCCAGGATTGGATGACGGGCCAGGACGATTACCTGCGCAGGAGCTAGGTGAACGCGGTGTCACTGGCGTCCATCGCCGGCGCCGATCTGCCGGGGAGGGTCCGGTCGGCATGGCCCGCGGCTTTCTCACACAATAACGGAGAATGGGAAATGGATCTGGGACTTAAAGGCCGCGTCGCCATCGTGGCGGCATCGAGCCAGGGCCTGGGAAGGGCCGTGGCACTTGGCCTCGCGCGCGAAGGCGCAAAGCTGGCCATTTGCTCTCGAGGAGAGTCGAAGATCAACAAGGCGGCGGAAGATATCCGCCGGGAGACGGGCGTTGATATTCTGGCGCGCGCTGTTGACGTTACGGCGTATGAACAGGTGCGACGCTTTGTGGCGGAAACCCAGGAACGCTTCGGGCGCGTGGACATCTGCGTGACGAACGCCGGCGGGCCCCCGGCAAAACCTTTCTCCGAGACCAGCGTCGAGGACTGGCAGGCGGGCGTGAACCTGAACCTGATGAGCACGCTCTACTTTGTGCGCGAAGTGCTGCCCCTGATGCAGAAGCGCAAATGGGGCCGCCTGATCACGATTACTTCCTCGTCAGTGAAACAACCGATCGACGGTCTTGTGCTTTCCAATTCCGTGCGGTCAGCGGTTAGCGGGCTGGCGAAGACCCTTGCCAACGAATACGGGAAAGACAATATTCTGGTCACCAACGTCTGCCCGGGCTATACTCTTACCTCGCGGCTCGATGAACTGTCCGGCAGGCTGGCCAAGGCCGAAGGAGTCGATCCCGGCGAGATCCAGCAGCGCTGGGCGCGGCAGGTCCCGCTGGGGCGGCTGGGGAGCCCGGAGGAGTTCGCCAACATGGTGGTTTTTCTTGCCTCGGAGCGCGCCAGTTACATCACAGGCGTTTCCATCGCCGTCGACGGCGGCTTCGTCAAAGGCGTGTATTAAGCATAGATCCGCCGCTGGTAATCCTTTTATTTACTTGATTATGCAAGCCGGAACGCCACGCCCAAAATCCCACCGGCTTGTCGAATCGTTCTCTGACCCGTAGAATAGAGAATCGGGGGAGGGGCAATCAATGTTCGAAAAGGAGGAACCACCTTGCAGCCTTCGACTTCCAGAATCCTCATTGCCTCTCTGATTTGTGCCCTGACGTTTGTGTTTCAGGCTCCTTTGCTGGCGGCGACCCAGGACCACATCGTTTCACCCGCGGAGCTTCAGCAGGCTACCGCCTCCGCTGCCCGCTCGCGGCAGCAGAACATCGACAAAGTCGAGAAGTTTTTCTCATCTGCGCAGGCTGAAAAAGCCCTGAAATCCGCTCACCTCAATGCCGTTCAGGTCAAGAAAGCTGTTCCTACGCTGAACAACCAGGAACTGGCGCGGCTTGCCTCACGCGCCGATAAAGCACAGAAGGACTTCGCCGCCGGCGCCTTGACCAATCAGCAAATCACATACATCCTGATCGCGCTTGCCACGGCGGTCATTGTTATCATCGCGACTTGAGAGCTATGCGAGGCGTTATGCGGCCGGGCGCGTGGATACCGGCTCTGCTTCCAGCAGTGCTCTCCGGGGCTCTGGCGGCGGGCGCGGGACTCTGGCTGGACGTTCCCTTCGTCCGGCAGCAGGCCAACGGGTGCGGCGCAGCCTGCATCTCGATGGTGATGCAGTACTGGAGTAAGGATTCATCCGCCGCCCCCGCCGTTGACGCCGGCCGCATTCAGCAAGCGCTTTACCGCAAGCAAGCCAAAGGCATTTATGCCTCCGACATGGAGCGCTATTTCCGCGAGAATGGATTTCGCGTGTTTGCCTTTCGCGGCACGCCGGAAGACCTGAAGCACCATCTGGCCAAAGGACGGCCGCTCATCGTTTGCCTGCAAGACACTGGGCAATCCGGGCCGCTCCACTACGTCGTGGTGGTTGGGCTTGAAAGCCAGGACGGAGTTATTCTGGTGAATGATCCGGCGCAGCGAAAGCTCTTGAAGATGGACCTCAGGGATTTTGAGGCGCGATGGCGGCCGATGCACAACTGGACCCTGCTGGCGCTCCCCGAGCCGGCCCATTGAGAATCAGGCCGGCCATTTTCCTGCTTCTGCTGGCCCTGCCTCCAGCTTCACACGCTCAGAACGCCTGCCGCAGCGCTGCCGAACTGCAAAAGTTTACGGACCAAAGCGAGTGGAGCCACATCCTGGAGGCGACCGGCCAATGCCGAACCGAATCGGCGGATGAGGATTATTATCGCGGCCTGGCCTTCGCCGCGCTGGAGCGATGGACAGAAGCGCAGGCCGCACTTGCAGCCGGCGAAACGAAATACCCGCAGGACAAGCGTTTCCCGGAGGAGCTTGCCGGCGTTGCCTTCAAGCGGCAGCGCTTCCCGGAGGCGGAACGACACCTTCACCGCGCCTTGAAGCTTGACCCGCACGACCGCTACGCCATCAACTTTCTCGGAACTATCTATTTTCTTGGCGGCAACCTGGAAGCCGCCCTCAAATATTGGAACCGGATCGGCAAGCCCCAAATCAACCAGATCACGACGGACCCGCAACTTCGCATCGACCCGGCCCTGCTCGACCGCGCGTTCACCTGCTCGCCGGCCAGCGTCCTGACGCTGGAACAATATAGGACCACACTCGAGCGCCTTGGCCAGCTTGGAGTTTTCTCCGCGTATCGGCTTGACCTGGCGCCTGCGGCTGAAGGCTCGGAAAAGTTTGACCTGACTCTGAGCGTGGTGGAAACGAACGGCTGGGGCCGAAGCAAGGCTGGCACTATGATTTCAGTCTTGCGTGGCCTGCCGTATGAGACGGTTTACCCGGAGTTCTACAACCTTCGCCATTCCGCCCTCAACATCCATTCTCTTTTTCGGTGGGACAGTCAAAAGCGCCGCGCTTTTGTTTCTGTCTCTGCTCCTCTGGCTGGCAATCCCAAGTTTCGCTATCGCTTCTATGCCGACGGCCGCAACGAAAACTGGAACATCTCCCGTACTTTCATTCAGCCGGTCTTGCCGGTCGCCGCCTTCAACCTGGAAAAGTTGGAACTGGGCGCCGGGTTCGGGTCCATCGCCAGCGGCCGCTGGACGTGGGACCTCGGAATGAGTGTTTCTGACCGACGCTTTCGCAATCTGCCATCTGGCGCTTCCACTAGAGACCCTGTCTTGACCAATGGCGCTGCGGCGGAAGTCCGGGCGCGCAGCAATTACGCTCTCATCAGAATCCCGGAAAAGCGGTTCAGGCTTGACTCAGGCGCTCAAGCGGCGGTTGGCAATTTTTATGCCAAGGATTTCGGGCGCTTCGCCACGGTGCAAGGTTCGCTGGCGGCACACTGGCTTCCGCAGGCCCGCGGTGACGATTTTGAAATCGCGGAGGGATTTT
Coding sequences within:
- a CDS encoding SDR family oxidoreductase, whose translation is MNAVSLASIAGADLPGRVRSAWPAAFSHNNGEWEMDLGLKGRVAIVAASSQGLGRAVALGLAREGAKLAICSRGESKINKAAEDIRRETGVDILARAVDVTAYEQVRRFVAETQERFGRVDICVTNAGGPPAKPFSETSVEDWQAGVNLNLMSTLYFVREVLPLMQKRKWGRLITITSSSVKQPIDGLVLSNSVRSAVSGLAKTLANEYGKDNILVTNVCPGYTLTSRLDELSGRLAKAEGVDPGEIQQRWARQVPLGRLGSPEEFANMVVFLASERASYITGVSIAVDGGFVKGVY
- a CDS encoding C39 family peptidase produces the protein MRGVMRPGAWIPALLPAVLSGALAAGAGLWLDVPFVRQQANGCGAACISMVMQYWSKDSSAAPAVDAGRIQQALYRKQAKGIYASDMERYFRENGFRVFAFRGTPEDLKHHLAKGRPLIVCLQDTGQSGPLHYVVVVGLESQDGVILVNDPAQRKLLKMDLRDFEARWRPMHNWTLLALPEPAH
- a CDS encoding tetratricopeptide repeat protein, coding for MRIRPAIFLLLLALPPASHAQNACRSAAELQKFTDQSEWSHILEATGQCRTESADEDYYRGLAFAALERWTEAQAALAAGETKYPQDKRFPEELAGVAFKRQRFPEAERHLHRALKLDPHDRYAINFLGTIYFLGGNLEAALKYWNRIGKPQINQITTDPQLRIDPALLDRAFTCSPASVLTLEQYRTTLERLGQLGVFSAYRLDLAPAAEGSEKFDLTLSVVETNGWGRSKAGTMISVLRGLPYETVYPEFYNLRHSALNIHSLFRWDSQKRRAFVSVSAPLAGNPKFRYRFYADGRNENWNISRTFIQPVLPVAAFNLEKLELGAGFGSIASGRWTWDLGMSVSDRRFRNLPSGASTRDPVLTNGAAAEVRARSNYALIRIPEKRFRLDSGAQAAVGNFYAKDFGRFATVQGSLAAHWLPQARGDDFEIAEGFYAGKTFGRVPFDDLFMLGLERDNNLPLRAHIGTENGQKGNAPLGRDYLLSNWEVNKDLYTNAWIELRLAPFLDTGRAYDRQDGFGSRQWLWDTGASLKLKVLGGVALVFTYGKDLRTGRNTFYFTTTREGGASFLP